In Candidatus Tanganyikabacteria bacterium, the sequence CGCTGGCTGCCTGCGTGGTGGTCGAGGGCGACGTCAACGTCGGGAGCCGCGGAGGCGCCGCCATCACGGATCTCGACAGCGGCGTCTTCCGGCCGGGCACGGGCGGTTCGGGCGCCGTCAGGACCTCCCCCAAGTCGCCCACGCCCGCTCCTACCCCTCAGGGCGCCAAGGCGACCCCGACGCCGCCCCCACTCACGATGGAGGAGGATGCCTGGGAGACGCAGGAGTCCGGGACCACGGCCGACCTGCACGCGATCGTCGCGAAGGGGGTGCAAGGTGGCCGAGCGTGGGCCTGGGCGGTCGGCGACAACGGGACCATCCTGCGGACCGCCGATGGCGGCCAGAACTGGCGAAAGCTGGCCAGCGGCACCGCCAAGAACCTCTACACGGTCAACTACTTCTACCAGCCGGTGCCGGGCGTCGCGGGCTCGGAATCCTACACCGTCCTGGTCGGCGGCGCGGACGGCACGTTGCTGATCTCCAAGAGCTCGGGCGCCACCTGGTCGGTGCTTCCGCAACCGATCGCCACGAAGTCGGTCGATCCGCCCGGCGACGTCCGGCAACTCGACATCTGGCCCACGCAGAGCCAGGGCGCGTCGTCGATCGGCCGCACGTCGGTGTTCGTGAGTACCGCCCGCTACCCGCTGGTCATGTCGCCCAACGCCTCGGACACCATGAAGGTGGTCTGGGACGAGGAGGGCAAGTGGGGCAGCACGGCCGCCTACCCCATCCCGGTGCGCGACGACACGTCCTGGCCGCTGTCCTTGAGGAGCAGCGACGGATACTTCCGGTTCAGCTTCTTCGACGTCAAGGTCGATCGCGCCTACGGCCTGCTGCTGGCCTGGGACAAGGGCAAGGTGGGCTTCTGCCCGGAGGGGAAGCCGGTCTGCATCGGGTTCCCCGCCAATAGCCAGAGCGACTGGCTGTGGCGCTGGCGCGGGTATCTGGCCGTGGACGGGGACCCGACCGACCTGGCCACGGTGCCGGACAACGGGTTCGAGACGCCCTGCGACCAGGGAGGCGATTTCGCCTACGTGGCGTATCTGTCCACCACCAAGGCGATCTACCGGACCACCGACTACGGGAAGAACTGGCTAAAGGTCCTGAACGCCGGCGCCGACCGCATTCTCGCGACGGGCATCGGGCGCGTCACGGCCATCTCCAGCTCTCGCGTGTGGCATGGCAAGACGGTGTATCCCACCAAGCCCGCCAACCAGCCCGCCTGCCCCAAGGAGGCGCCGACCTTCACCTGGACCCAGGCCGCGCGCGGCTCGCAGATAGACCTGGTGCCGGGCGGCAACTACCTGGGAGGAGTCCGCTCGACGGACTTCGGCAAGTTCAAGAACGACATGTGGCTGGTCGGGAGGAGCGGGAAGATCCTCTTCCGGCCTGGGTCGCTGGAGTGAGCTTAGTCGGCCCCGTCGGGAGTATCGATGAGGTGATCGATCTCCCAGTACAGGATCTCCAGCTGGTTGGCACAGACGCGGACGCGGTTGACCGGATCGAAGAAGCTCCAGCCGACCCCCACCAGGTCGTGCTCTATTACGACGCCTCGGTAGTCCATGGTGCTCTAGCCTTTCACGGCCATATTGTCGGCAAGGTGTCTGCTCGTTCTGTAGGGCATGTCACGCAAGCTATACGATCTCGCACCAATCGGGATACAACACCACACAAGTCCCACGCTGCGTGAAAACGCCGAAAACCGCCATACATAATGGGGTAACGATTCTCCGCTAGCCGGCCTCTTGCCTAGACGGTGGGCAGCCGCAGCACCTGGCCGGGCAGAATCACTCGCGGATCGGATATCACTCCGCGGTTGAGGCGGTAGATGTCGGTCCACTTGTAGGGATCGCCGAGGTGGTGGCCGGCCAGTTCCCAGAGGCTGTCGCCGCGGCGCACCGTCACCCGCGCCGTCCTCGCGGCCAGGTGCCCCTTGCCGCGGGCGAGATGCCCGTCTGGGAGGTTGAGCCACTGGCCCGGGTAAATCAGGTCCGGATCGCGCACCTTTCGCCGGTTTGCCACGTACAGGGCCGACCAGAAGTAGGCGTTGCCGTACTCCTTGTGGGCGATGCTCCAGAGCGTGTCGCCCGGCAGCACCCGGTAGCGGCCGCCGTGGCGCGCCGCCATATCGGGCGCCGTGCGCGCCGCCACGCGGACCGTCCGAACGCGCTTGCGGCCGGGCTTGCGGACCACCTTGGGCGCGGGCGTGCTCTTGGCCCGGGGAGCCGGTGCGGGCGTCGCCTCGTGCTCGGGCTCCGGCGTAGGCTCGTCTTCCTCGAAGGCCGGCGTGGGACGCGGCGTGCCGCGCTCCTGCCACACTTCCGGCCGGGGTGTGGGCTTGGGCCGCGGCGTGGGGGCCGCCGCATGGGCCTCGGGCGTGGGCTTGGCCGTCGCAACGGCGGCGACCGGCTCACCGGTGGGCACGATGCCCACGAACACCGCCGAACCCGGCCGCGCCCGGCTGGCGACGACCTGCAGGGGCCGATAGCCCGGCTTCTCCACGACCAGATCCTGGCCCTTGATGGCGTCGACAGGCACCCTGACCCGGCCCAGGCTGTCGGTGACGCCCTTGCGCTCGCCCGAGGCCTTGGAGCGCAGAATGGCTCCGGCCACCGGCTTGTGCGTCTTGGCGTCCATGACGCTGACCGTCACCTGGGTCTCGGCGGCCAGCGTGGCGGTGGCGGCCACGGCCGGCGCCTCGGCCAGGGCAATGCGCGGGAAGAGGGCCGCCGTGGCGACGATGGCCACCGCCTGGCTGGGGAAGCGCCGCGGGCGGGGATGCACCAGGCGCCACATGCGACTGCGGCGCAGGACCTGCGCGAAGTCGCCGGCGACGGCGCCATCGTCCGCCATGAGCTGGAGCCACTCCAGCTCGAGGAAGATCGAATCGTCCGCCCTGGTTAAGGGATGGTTGCGAGCCAGTGCCGTGCGGGCCATGCCGGGATTGTAAACCGGGCGCTCCCTCTACAGCAACTTGCCGTACGTATGAAGGCCTTCAGCCAGGTAGTTGACGCCCAGATAGGTGACGATCACCGAGATGAAGCCCGCGACCGCGAACCACGCGGTTTTGGCGCCCCGCCACTCGCGGGTGACCCGCACATGCAGGTATGCGGCGTACACGAGCCAGGTGATGAGCGCCCAGGTCTCCTTGGGGTCCCAGCTCCAGTACGTGCCCCAGGCGTGATTGGCCCAGAGGCCGCCCGTGATGATGCCGAACGCCAGGAGGGGGAAGCCCAGCAGGATCATCCGGTAGGTCAGCTCGTCGAGCAGTTCGAGAGTCGTGATGGGGGCCTTGAGGGTGTTGGCCGCAGCGGCGCCCACGGCCTTGGGGCTGAAGAACCGGTCGCGGTAGTGGAAGAACAGGTACAGGACCGCCGCGACGAAGGAGACGAAGAAGACGGCGTAGCTGATCATCATCAGCGTGACGTGGATCTTGAGCCAGTAGCTCTGGAGCGCCGGCACGAGCGGTGTGGCGTCGCGCAGGCGGTCGGGCAGGAGCGAGGCGAGCGACATGACCGTCGCGACCAGGCCGGCCGAGACCAGGCCGAAGCCCGCCGGGCGGAACTTGCGCTCGACCACCAGGTAGATGACCAGGACCGAGAAGACCATGAACATGATCGACTCGAAGAGGTTGGACATCGGGAAGAAGTGGGGGTCGATGCGGATCATGTAGACGTAGCGCGAGACCAGGGCCACGAGGCTCGCCACCGCGCCCAGGCCCATCGCGAAGTTGCCGGCCGTGCG encodes:
- the ccsB gene encoding c-type cytochrome biogenesis protein CcsB, with the translated sequence MGANSALEHAPSVTTPMDPWLVQVDAYAVNATLAIVAVATLLFLAHLVARKDVFRTAGNFAMGLGAVASLVALVSRYVYMIRIDPHFFPMSNLFESIMFMVFSVLVIYLVVERKFRPAGFGLVSAGLVATVMSLASLLPDRLRDATPLVPALQSYWLKIHVTLMMISYAVFFVSFVAAVLYLFFHYRDRFFSPKAVGAAAANTLKAPITTLELLDELTYRMILLGFPLLAFGIITGGLWANHAWGTYWSWDPKETWALITWLVYAAYLHVRVTREWRGAKTAWFAVAGFISVIVTYLGVNYLAEGLHTYGKLL
- a CDS encoding LysM peptidoglycan-binding domain-containing protein, translated to MARTALARNHPLTRADDSIFLELEWLQLMADDGAVAGDFAQVLRRSRMWRLVHPRPRRFPSQAVAIVATAALFPRIALAEAPAVAATATLAAETQVTVSVMDAKTHKPVAGAILRSKASGERKGVTDSLGRVRVPVDAIKGQDLVVEKPGYRPLQVVASRARPGSAVFVGIVPTGEPVAAVATAKPTPEAHAAAPTPRPKPTPRPEVWQERGTPRPTPAFEEDEPTPEPEHEATPAPAPRAKSTPAPKVVRKPGRKRVRTVRVAARTAPDMAARHGGRYRVLPGDTLWSIAHKEYGNAYFWSALYVANRRKVRDPDLIYPGQWLNLPDGHLARGKGHLAARTARVTVRRGDSLWELAGHHLGDPYKWTDIYRLNRGVISDPRVILPGQVLRLPTV